GAGATATCGATCAAGGCAGTGTGTCCTGTGGTGGGGATATTTTTGTATCTGGTGCAGTCATTATGAATGAGGCAAGCACAATTACCTCTAAAGGATCAGTCTACGCAAATCACATACACAATGCAGACGTAGTTGCAGCACAAAATATTATCACAACAGGTTCGATAGTAAATTCAGAACTGACCGCCGGTAAAGCAATCCGGACATGCACAGAAAAAGGAACAGTGCTCGGAAGTACGCTTGTAGCGGGAAGCGAAATAAATATCGCAGGGGCAGGAGGAGAACACGGCACACCTCCTATCCTGATTATCACAAATGAAGCTGCCGCACAGCGCGGGGTATCTACAGCTGCGGCAGAAACAGAAGAAGCCTTAACGCAATCTATTTCAAAGCTTGATGACTGGATTAAAAGAAGTCAGGAAAAAGAGCTGACAGGAGCCATGCGTCAGCGTGCTGATACGTTATTACAAAAAGCAAAACGCATACGGAAGTCTATTGCGAACAAGGTCACCCCGCAATTCACTCATCCTGCGCATCGTGTTATTATTCGCGGCACAGTTGCAGCCGGAACGCTTGTAACAATGCATGGACAAACGCTCACTATTGAGCACCCTCTTCCCAAATTAACGATGGAGCTAGAAAACCATAAACGTGCCGTCAGAAGCCAGCAGGCTACGCAGAGCTAAGAGCAAATATAGCGTTTCCAGAACCTTTTGATGCCGCTGCGCATGAGACGGATAGGGTGAAAAGTTTCCGGTGTAAGTTGCGCTGGAAGGATAAATCCGCTCGCATCAAACTCCTGCGGCGTTGCCAAAACATATTCCAACTGCTCTTCAAACGCACCACGTACATTACGCCGTCGAAGCTCACGCCATAGCGGCATTTCATCAGCCTTAGTTCCCAAAAGAGTGTACAGTGCCGTATCAAGCGAAACCGGATCGCCAGCTGCGCCAATCAACCCCAAAGCATACGGATCGCCACCGCTGGGTCCTGTTTTATGCATACACGTAATGCCATCAACAACGCTCACCGATTGCGGCAAAGCCAATGCAACATCCACGAGTAACTCTCTAAATGCATTTGCCTTGTCCCCATGCGTCGAATGCGCAATTGCTTTGCGGACACCGCTCACACATCCAAATAGATTTTTCACAGCAAAAGTCGCACGCATTTGCGTATGTGCTTTAATACGCGGCACATTCAGTAGCAAATCGCACTCAAGCGCATTACGGGATATGCCAATAGCATTCCCGCTTGGAAATTTAACACAAACAGGAGAGTCCAAGGTTATAAGCGGCACACCGAGTCTATCTAACCCTTCCATAAG
The DNA window shown above is from Halodesulfovibrio sp. and carries:
- a CDS encoding DUF362 domain-containing protein, encoding MTKAEQQMTGLIPVTLAHCAEYEYEIVLKAVRNCLQGIQFFPSAGTKVLVKPNFLKADSTGLCCTNPTVVEAVCEVLLEQNCSVTVGDSPAFGSALSVAKSIGLMEGLDRLGVPLITLDSPVCVKFPSGNAIGISRNALECDLLLNVPRIKAHTQMRATFAVKNLFGCVSGVRKAIAHSTHGDKANAFRELLVDVALALPQSVSVVDGITCMHKTGPSGGDPYALGLIGAAGDPVSLDTALYTLLGTKADEMPLWRELRRRNVRGAFEEQLEYVLATPQEFDASGFILPAQLTPETFHPIRLMRSGIKRFWKRYICS